The sequence below is a genomic window from Candidatus Latescibacterota bacterium.
CTCTCTTTCTCGAGTTCATGTATGGGAAAGACCGAATGAAGAAGCATCTGCGAAAGTATATCGAGGGCCTCTTCGAGACGTGACCGATCGACGAGAAGGAAGTATACGGTAGTCTCTTTCCTCGTAAAAGCGTTTAGAAAGGCGCCCGTCCTGTCCACCCAGCCGCTTATCTCCTCTCTCGTATATCGCTCGCTTCCATCGAAACAGAGATGTTCAAGCAGATGGGTCAACCCGCGTGTGTCAGGAGTCTCCCAGGCACTCCCCGCCTCTATCGCCACAGTTACACAGACGACGGGCGATTCGGGATATTCCTGCAGCAGCACCGCTGGGCCTCCCGGAATGGTGAACTCTTCTGTCCCGCCACCGGCCATTCCTGTTCCGGAACTCCCGATCAGGGCCAGCAGTATGATAATGACTGTTTGAAATATCTTTACCAGCCGCGGAGCTGGCCCTTCGATGGAATACACGTGTTCTCCCTTCGATTTCTGGTTATCTGAGCATGTGGATGGCTTTACCCTCGAGAGCTTCTGCAGCTTCCCCGAGAGCCTCGCCGAGCGTCGGATGAGGTAATATCACCGAAGTGAATTCTTCCGCCGTCATCTTCCTGTCTATTGCCAGTATCCCGGCAGGCAGAAGCTCCGTCGCCTGCGGCCCCAGTATATGAAGTCCGAGTAGCCTCTTGTCGCTCGCGTCGGCGATCCACTTGACGAAGCCTTCCTCTTCACGCAGCCCTTTCGCCTTTCCGTTTGCGGCAAAGGGGAATCGGCCCTCTACAGTCTCGATCCCGGCCTCTTTCGCCTCCTGGCTGGTCATCCCGACATGCGAGACTTCCGGCAGAGTGTATATTGTGGTAGGTACGGTCTTGTAATCGATCTCTCTCGATGCGCCGAGAGCGTTTTCCGCGGCGATCAGGCCTTCCCTTGTAGCGACATGAGCGAGAAGGTATCCCCCGATGACATCTCCGGCGGCATATATACCATTCACTCCCGTCTCCATCTTTCCATTGACGACGATCCCGTCCCCGGTCGTCTCGACACCGGCTTCCACGGCGCCTGTACCCTCGATGTTCGGCCTTCTTCCTATCGAGACCAGGGCCACTTCGGCATTCAGCTGCGATCCGTCGTCCAGGGCCGATATGACGGCTCCATCCTTCACTTCCAGGGAGCTGACCTTTTTCCCGAGATTGAGTCCGATACCTTTTTTTCTGAAATATGTCTGCAGGAATCTGATCACATGGATATCCTCGGAAGTCACCAGGCTTGGAAGCATCTCCACTATCGAGACCTTCGTTCCGAAGGCATTAAAGATCGAGGCGAATTCGCACCCGATGACCCCTCCTCCGACGACGATCATGCTCTCCGGGATCCTGTCTATCTCCAGCAGGTCGGTCGAACTCAGGATATTCCTGCCGTCGAACTCCATTCCGGGCAACTCGATCTCCGAGGATCCCGTTGCTATAATGATATTCGCCGCCGTAATGGACTCAACACCTTTCACATCGATGACCCCGGGAGAAGTGATCCTGCCGGTGCCTCTGATCACATCTACTTTTCTTCCCTTCAGGATCTTCTCCACACCGGTTACCAGTCCATCGACGACACGACTCTTGTGTCCCATCAACCCGGCGATGTCCGGCTTGATACTGCCTGACACACCCGCTTCGCCTCCCGAGCCGGCAAGCTCGATGAGATGGGCGAGCCCATGCATCGTCTTGGTCGGGATACATCCCCTGTTGAGACAAACGCCTCCGAGTTTTTCCTTTTCCACCAGGCAGACCCGAGCTCCCAGCTGTGAGGCCCTGATCGCCGCGGGATATCCGGCAGGCCCTCCTCCAAGGACCGCCACATCGTATTCTTTCATGCGAGTTGAAACCCTTCCCGGGTGGCAACGGCCACCCCAGCGCTCCTTTTTTCAGGAATGTCATTTCTATGAAGCTGACGGCTGGAAGACCTGATCAGAAGACTCCCTCGACCTTGTTCTTCAAGAGCTGGGCCTGCGAACGGTTGAGCCTGACTTCGGTATTCTCCGAATCGTCCAGCGTCATCATATAATTTCCACCTGCCCACGGCAGTATCTGCTTGATCCTGTTTATGTTGACGAGATGATCGACACCGAGCCTTATAAACAGTCTGGGGTCGATCTGGACCTCTATCTCATCAATGGTCCCGTAATTCGATTCGAATTTTCCTTCGGCTGTATAGGCGGTCACACCCTTGCCCTCACTGTGCAGCATGGAGATCTTCTTCACCTCCATCA
It includes:
- the lpdA gene encoding dihydrolipoyl dehydrogenase; this encodes MKEYDVAVLGGGPAGYPAAIRASQLGARVCLVEKEKLGGVCLNRGCIPTKTMHGLAHLIELAGSGGEAGVSGSIKPDIAGLMGHKSRVVDGLVTGVEKILKGRKVDVIRGTGRITSPGVIDVKGVESITAANIIIATGSSEIELPGMEFDGRNILSSTDLLEIDRIPESMIVVGGGVIGCEFASIFNAFGTKVSIVEMLPSLVTSEDIHVIRFLQTYFRKKGIGLNLGKKVSSLEVKDGAVISALDDGSQLNAEVALVSIGRRPNIEGTGAVEAGVETTGDGIVVNGKMETGVNGIYAAGDVIGGYLLAHVATREGLIAAENALGASREIDYKTVPTTIYTLPEVSHVGMTSQEAKEAGIETVEGRFPFAANGKAKGLREEEGFVKWIADASDKRLLGLHILGPQATELLPAGILAIDRKMTAEEFTSVILPHPTLGEALGEAAEALEGKAIHMLR